A region of Halalkaliarchaeum desulfuricum DNA encodes the following proteins:
- a CDS encoding winged helix-turn-helix domain-containing protein gives MPVDFETHEPGNPRVDLSEGTNARRLLEFLLKTPTVGYTPAELAKETGIPRGSIGPTLKRLESVGLVRHKEPYWAAAEDDRIAAATAAFLGVEAVADTYSDDWYAENDGWAEELPDLSGEGS, from the coding sequence ATGCCCGTCGATTTCGAAACACATGAACCCGGAAACCCACGCGTTGACCTATCAGAAGGGACAAACGCGAGACGATTGCTGGAGTTTTTGTTGAAGACACCAACCGTCGGATACACGCCAGCAGAATTGGCAAAAGAAACTGGCATTCCACGGGGGAGCATCGGACCGACACTGAAGCGGCTCGAATCCGTGGGCCTTGTACGTCACAAGGAACCGTATTGGGCAGCCGCGGAAGACGACCGGATCGCAGCAGCGACAGCCGCGTTTCTCGGGGTCGAGGCGGTAGCCGATACCTACAGTGACGATTGGTACGCAGAGAACGACGGGTGGGCTGAGGAGTTGCCCGATTTGAGTGGCGAGGGATCGTAG
- a CDS encoding helix-turn-helix domain-containing protein — MSDIKAVVRAEHPDIVLTQTVAHDPSSRVRSVSEAGTDPTSGKFFYHIESADFTQFEAGLRNDSTIAAFERVIETRDGKAIYSFEYTDEAKVLSPVISAVNGVILEMENDASAWILTVWMPDRTDLDHLWNYARQNDIEIELLRVNEYSGLGTTDAGLTDSQREALLVALETGYFEEPRNATLSEVAADLDISQPAAGGLLRRGIKRLVIASLVDDSEQPD, encoded by the coding sequence ATGAGCGACATCAAAGCGGTCGTCCGGGCCGAGCATCCTGACATCGTGCTCACACAGACTGTCGCTCACGATCCCAGTTCGAGGGTCAGGTCGGTGTCAGAGGCAGGAACTGACCCGACGTCGGGGAAATTTTTCTATCACATCGAGTCAGCAGATTTCACCCAGTTCGAGGCGGGATTGCGCAATGACAGTACGATTGCTGCATTCGAACGTGTCATTGAAACGAGAGACGGGAAGGCGATCTACAGCTTCGAGTATACAGACGAAGCGAAGGTCCTCTCACCAGTGATTTCGGCCGTAAACGGTGTCATCCTCGAGATGGAGAACGACGCAAGCGCGTGGATCCTCACCGTGTGGATGCCCGATCGAACGGATCTGGATCATCTCTGGAACTATGCACGACAGAATGACATTGAAATCGAGTTACTGCGCGTAAACGAATACTCGGGGTTAGGGACGACGGACGCAGGGTTGACCGATAGCCAACGGGAAGCACTCCTCGTCGCGCTCGAAACGGGGTATTTCGAGGAACCACGGAACGCAACGCTCAGCGAGGTCGCCGCCGATCTGGATATCTCTCAACCCGCTGCTGGGGGTCTCCTGCGACGCGGAATCAAGCGACTCGTCATCGCGTCCCTGGTGGACGACAGTGAACAGCCGGATTGA
- a CDS encoding winged helix-turn-helix domain-containing protein, with protein MTGDSEEADAEVLSPDEAFKRLGNEIRVAILQELGAADEPVRFSDLRKELDVTDSGKFNYHLDQLTGHFIEQTAEGYQLRRPGERIIQAVLSGAVTESPTLEPTSIDWRCHRCGAEPIEVDYREEQVGVYCTSCEGIYGGERDQEKVNIPAERERLYYLHLPPAGIVGRSPKEAFVAASRWTNAETVTAANGICPRCSARLVESATVCRNHTTDSGLCDACNNRYAVMYRVRCTNCVYELEAIYANKLMTNLELRSFLIDHGLNPHHPQREAFLEVLYPYEEDIHSVDPLAVTFTFTGDEESISLSIDDSLEVVNVERTSGAEQ; from the coding sequence ATGACCGGGGACTCGGAGGAAGCCGACGCCGAGGTTCTCTCACCCGACGAGGCGTTCAAACGGCTGGGAAACGAGATCCGGGTCGCAATCCTGCAGGAACTCGGCGCGGCCGACGAACCGGTGCGGTTCAGCGATCTGCGGAAGGAACTCGACGTCACGGACTCCGGCAAGTTCAATTATCACCTCGATCAGCTCACCGGGCACTTCATCGAGCAGACGGCCGAGGGCTACCAGTTACGTCGTCCCGGCGAACGGATCATTCAGGCGGTGCTCTCCGGTGCCGTTACGGAGTCGCCGACTCTCGAGCCGACGAGCATCGACTGGCGCTGTCACCGCTGTGGAGCAGAACCCATCGAGGTGGACTACCGAGAGGAGCAGGTTGGGGTGTATTGCACGTCCTGCGAGGGAATTTACGGCGGCGAGAGAGACCAGGAGAAAGTCAACATCCCTGCAGAGCGAGAGCGACTCTACTACCTGCACCTGCCGCCAGCGGGTATCGTGGGACGCTCTCCGAAGGAAGCGTTCGTGGCCGCCTCACGGTGGACGAATGCTGAGACAGTGACGGCAGCGAACGGCATCTGCCCGCGCTGTTCGGCCCGTCTCGTTGAATCGGCGACAGTCTGCCGGAACCACACCACCGATTCGGGTCTCTGTGACGCCTGCAACAATCGATATGCCGTCATGTATCGAGTACGGTGTACGAACTGCGTCTACGAACTCGAGGCGATATACGCGAACAAGCTGATGACGAATCTCGAACTCCGCTCGTTCCTCATCGATCATGGATTGAACCCGCACCATCCACAGCGAGAAGCGTTTCTCGAGGTCTTGTACCCCTACGAAGAAGACATCCACTCGGTCGATCCGCTTGCTGTTACCTTCACATTTACCGGTGACGAGGAGTCGATCTCCCTGTCCATCGACGATTCCCTCGAGGTCGTGAACGTGGAACGGACGTCGGGAGCGGAACAGTGA
- a CDS encoding phenylacetate--CoA ligase family protein produces the protein MEHVQRIAATQLPNTLGDVPVMTKEEFARVARESDAPLRFATSKSGVPAPWAGIDHVARICADALRVAGVTDEAVHLNLGAPPPHSSGWSANLGFAELGATSLNRSFDYWERPIEEGVAETATVLSSIPGKAIDVAAEVEEAYGDPGDVFPNLSVGLLSGQLLRPATRRTIGEQWNLAETRELYGSSEASLVAAAPDESRKLVPLLNRHILEIEVGGDIVDVRDVETPTEGSLLITDPARSALTLRRYRQGDRVRVYPDDPLPRITPLGRADDAIDLDGALLHAADLFEAIGEVFPDASNTVVYVHDESPPTAVEVFIEGVADPRTDDLYEALLERQPALSHAVGEQPDDRIAVATVADIDDLPFLDDEGLKSRLIVFAAEQS, from the coding sequence ATGGAACACGTTCAGCGTATCGCGGCCACGCAGCTCCCGAACACACTCGGGGATGTGCCAGTCATGACGAAGGAGGAATTCGCTCGAGTCGCCCGCGAGTCAGATGCGCCGCTTCGCTTCGCCACAAGCAAATCGGGAGTCCCGGCGCCGTGGGCCGGAATCGACCACGTTGCCCGGATCTGCGCCGACGCCCTTCGGGTCGCCGGAGTCACCGACGAGGCGGTCCACCTCAACCTGGGAGCGCCGCCCCCGCATTCCTCGGGCTGGTCTGCGAACCTCGGATTCGCCGAACTGGGCGCAACGTCACTGAACCGGAGCTTCGACTATTGGGAGCGGCCGATCGAGGAGGGGGTCGCAGAGACGGCGACGGTGCTCTCGTCGATACCTGGGAAGGCGATCGACGTTGCAGCGGAGGTCGAGGAGGCGTACGGCGATCCCGGTGACGTCTTCCCGAACCTCTCTGTGGGACTCTTGTCGGGACAGTTGCTCCGTCCTGCCACCCGTCGAACGATCGGGGAGCAGTGGAACCTGGCGGAGACGCGGGAGTTATATGGATCCTCGGAGGCGTCATTGGTCGCCGCTGCGCCGGACGAATCTCGGAAGCTGGTACCGTTGTTGAACCGTCACATCCTCGAGATCGAAGTGGGGGGAGACATCGTCGACGTGCGTGACGTTGAGACACCGACGGAGGGGTCGCTCCTGATAACCGATCCGGCTCGCTCCGCTCTCACCCTCCGGCGGTATCGGCAGGGCGATCGCGTCCGGGTGTATCCCGACGATCCGTTACCCCGGATCACCCCGCTCGGACGGGCTGATGATGCGATCGATCTGGATGGGGCACTCCTCCACGCAGCGGACCTCTTCGAGGCGATCGGCGAGGTGTTCCCAGACGCGTCGAATACCGTCGTCTACGTCCACGACGAGTCGCCCCCGACCGCGGTAGAAGTCTTCATCGAGGGCGTTGCTGACCCGCGGACGGATGATCTCTACGAGGCGCTCCTCGAACGACAACCGGCGCTCAGCCACGCGGTCGGTGAGCAGCCGGACGACAGGATCGCTGTCGCCACCGTTGCCGATATCGACGACCTGCCCTTCCTGGACGACGAGGGTCTGAAGAGTCGATTGATTGTCTTCGCCGCAGAACAATCCTGA
- a CDS encoding GNAT family N-acetyltransferase produces MITTRPATQADEDTLLEVYAKAVQDQDPEIRTRDVSGRPSDTEPPEQNPGEAMQTNSFVQATDLSEWLKQDGTRVIVAEERCSILGWGVIFLDETLLATIFVDPEAPRIETRDRLLTHVERIADDVGITQLPLLTY; encoded by the coding sequence ATGATTACCACCCGCCCTGCAACGCAGGCTGATGAAGATACCCTCCTGGAAGTCTATGCCAAAGCGGTTCAAGACCAGGACCCAGAGATCCGTACTCGGGACGTCTCCGGTCGACCGTCGGATACCGAACCCCCGGAGCAGAATCCGGGTGAGGCAATGCAAACGAATTCCTTCGTTCAAGCGACCGACCTCTCGGAGTGGCTGAAGCAGGATGGAACGCGGGTGATCGTCGCCGAGGAGCGCTGTAGTATCCTCGGGTGGGGAGTCATTTTCCTCGACGAGACGCTGCTTGCCACGATTTTCGTCGATCCGGAGGCCCCCAGGATCGAGACCCGAGACAGATTACTCACCCACGTGGAGCGGATCGCCGACGACGTCGGAATAACACAGCTGCCCCTCCTGACCTACTGA
- a CDS encoding ArsR/SmtB family transcription factor, producing the protein METIELFNDPPESDTLPAGSPAVITLEEAGELFETLSSEKRRTILNQLSEEPTNAADLAEQLETSVQNVLYHIRKLRTAGLIQVVGTHYSPKGREMDLYAPAQSGIVIDVLRSDSETQDGQPDAPRTNARPGENAWPEVHSDG; encoded by the coding sequence ATGGAAACGATCGAACTGTTCAATGACCCCCCGGAATCGGACACCCTCCCTGCGGGGTCCCCTGCGGTGATCACGCTCGAAGAGGCGGGCGAACTCTTCGAGACGCTGTCCTCCGAGAAGCGTCGAACGATCCTGAACCAGCTCAGCGAGGAGCCCACCAACGCGGCCGACCTGGCGGAGCAACTCGAGACGTCAGTCCAGAACGTCCTCTACCACATACGCAAGCTCCGGACGGCAGGCCTGATCCAGGTCGTGGGGACCCATTACTCCCCGAAGGGACGGGAGATGGACCTCTATGCTCCGGCACAGTCCGGCATCGTCATCGATGTCCTCCGGTCGGATTCCGAAACCCAGGACGGACAGCCGGACGCCCCTCGGACAAATGCTAGGCCGGGCGAGAACGCGTGGCCGGAGGTCCACTCGGATGGATGA
- a CDS encoding sensor domain-containing protein — protein sequence MIAMETSAHRKSSRIRDAVSVIFEAQTYRNILYLALSFPLGLVYFVALTVGLSLGLGLAVLLIGIGLLVVVLLGSRVVAAFERELANVLLDVTIDSPDDISASGAGLPASLDARMRAASTWKGLGFLYLKFWVGIAALVALSVGVGLTLALVTAPLHYNDPNVAVTGIWTIDTLPEAIVAVPIGIIVGVLSLFVLNALAQVSAWMAKALLD from the coding sequence ATGATAGCTATGGAAACCTCGGCGCATCGGAAGAGTTCCAGGATCCGGGACGCCGTGAGTGTGATCTTCGAAGCACAAACATACAGGAACATCCTCTACCTGGCGCTTTCGTTCCCACTCGGATTGGTGTATTTTGTTGCATTGACCGTCGGGCTATCCCTCGGATTGGGACTTGCGGTCCTCCTCATCGGGATCGGCCTTCTGGTCGTAGTGCTGCTCGGCTCTCGGGTCGTTGCAGCCTTCGAACGAGAACTGGCGAATGTGCTGTTGGACGTGACCATCGATTCCCCCGACGATATCTCGGCGTCGGGAGCGGGGCTCCCGGCGTCACTCGATGCCCGGATGCGTGCCGCCTCGACCTGGAAAGGGCTCGGCTTTCTGTATTTGAAGTTCTGGGTCGGGATCGCCGCGCTCGTTGCGTTATCGGTCGGCGTCGGTCTTACCCTGGCCCTGGTCACGGCCCCGCTCCATTACAACGACCCCAACGTCGCTGTGACCGGGATCTGGACGATCGACACACTCCCCGAAGCAATCGTCGCCGTTCCCATTGGGATAATCGTCGGGGTCCTCTCGCTGTTTGTCCTGAACGCACTCGCTCAGGTCTCCGCGTGGATGGCGAAAGCGCTCCTCGACTAA
- a CDS encoding glycine cleavage T C-terminal barrel domain-containing protein gives MSNTHHPNHPSVDQSDRTVPRNLRQTGDADVDLLISTRIRKSPFWHLSVEEGCWQATVYNDMYHPRGYIEPEDGGLEAEYEQLVNDVTLFDVAVERQIRVQGADAEAFVNYVITRDATEIETMRGKYAICCNEDGGILNDFVLLRPDEDEFWFSIADSDLMQWLQGVAVGTDFEVDIDEIDVSPMQIQGPKSLDVMKSIIGDAADGVPYYGLLEATINDVPVMVSQTGFSGEEGFEIYVREATKNAESVWNPVLETVKDHGGGVTAVSHHRRVAAGILSLGQDMDYETSPFQVNLGYQVPDDKAADYVGKAELERQKEVIENGGFPFAHKLVGLKIAGEPIREWAPDFWLISDPETGEECGYLTSAWWSPELETNIGLGYVPAEKLQAETDVPLDDAVYDVDADVEFAVHLPDEYAAEPGEPVYATLAKVPFKESANPSAREQAKIHARDEMDE, from the coding sequence ATGTCTAATACCCACCACCCGAACCACCCCAGTGTCGACCAGTCAGATCGCACCGTTCCCAGAAACCTTCGTCAAACAGGTGACGCAGACGTTGACCTCTTGATCTCGACCCGGATCCGGAAGTCGCCGTTTTGGCATCTCTCCGTCGAGGAGGGGTGTTGGCAGGCGACGGTGTACAACGATATGTACCACCCTCGCGGGTACATCGAGCCCGAAGATGGAGGATTGGAAGCCGAGTACGAGCAACTGGTCAACGACGTAACACTGTTCGACGTCGCAGTCGAGCGCCAGATTCGTGTCCAGGGGGCCGATGCCGAGGCGTTTGTCAACTACGTCATCACCCGCGACGCGACCGAAATCGAGACGATGCGTGGCAAGTACGCCATCTGCTGCAACGAGGACGGCGGGATCCTCAATGACTTCGTCCTGTTGCGACCCGACGAGGACGAGTTCTGGTTCTCCATTGCAGACTCCGATCTGATGCAGTGGTTGCAAGGGGTCGCAGTCGGCACCGACTTCGAGGTCGACATCGACGAAATCGACGTCTCGCCGATGCAGATTCAGGGACCCAAATCGCTCGACGTGATGAAGTCGATCATCGGTGACGCTGCCGACGGCGTTCCCTACTACGGGTTGCTGGAAGCAACGATCAACGACGTCCCGGTGATGGTGAGCCAGACTGGCTTTTCCGGGGAGGAAGGATTCGAGATCTACGTGCGCGAGGCGACGAAGAACGCCGAATCAGTGTGGAATCCAGTGCTCGAGACCGTCAAAGACCACGGCGGGGGCGTGACTGCCGTCTCCCACCACCGACGGGTCGCTGCCGGAATCCTGTCGTTGGGGCAGGACATGGATTACGAGACGTCGCCGTTCCAGGTGAACCTCGGCTATCAGGTTCCCGACGACAAGGCCGCAGACTACGTCGGCAAAGCAGAACTGGAACGCCAGAAAGAAGTGATCGAAAACGGCGGGTTCCCGTTCGCTCACAAACTTGTCGGGTTGAAAATCGCCGGCGAACCGATCCGGGAGTGGGCCCCAGACTTCTGGCTGATCTCGGACCCGGAGACGGGCGAGGAATGTGGCTACCTGACGTCGGCGTGGTGGAGTCCGGAACTCGAGACGAATATCGGCCTCGGCTACGTGCCGGCGGAGAAACTGCAGGCCGAGACCGACGTTCCCCTCGACGACGCGGTCTATGACGTCGACGCCGACGTGGAGTTTGCAGTTCACCTCCCGGACGAGTACGCCGCAGAGCCCGGTGAACCCGTCTACGCGACGCTGGCCAAGGTTCCGTTCAAGGAGTCTGCAAATCCCAGCGCTCGCGAACAGGCCAAGATTCACGCCAGGGACGAGATGGACGAGTGA
- the pdxT gene encoding pyridoxal 5'-phosphate synthase glutaminase subunit PdxT, producing MKAGVIAVQGDVSEHAAAIRRAGEAHGVDVETVSIRRSGIVPDCDLLAIPGGESTTISRQVHDEGIAPEIRAHVEAGKPVLATCAGLIVLSRDAKDDRVSTLDLLDATIDRNAFGRQADSFRAPVDVVGLEDPFPGVFIRAPTVDEVGDGVETLSTWESRPVAVREGPILATAFHPELTDDVRIHRLAFFDADLATDADSPEDDAGEVAAE from the coding sequence ATGAAAGCGGGCGTCATCGCGGTCCAGGGCGACGTGAGCGAGCACGCGGCGGCGATCCGTCGGGCTGGCGAGGCCCACGGCGTCGACGTCGAGACCGTGTCGATCCGTCGCTCCGGGATCGTCCCCGACTGCGACCTACTGGCAATACCGGGCGGCGAATCGACGACGATCTCGCGGCAGGTCCACGACGAGGGGATCGCCCCGGAGATCCGGGCACACGTCGAGGCTGGGAAGCCGGTGCTCGCGACCTGCGCCGGACTGATCGTGCTCTCCCGGGACGCAAAGGACGACCGCGTGTCCACGCTCGATCTCCTCGACGCCACCATCGACCGGAACGCCTTCGGCAGACAGGCGGACAGCTTCCGGGCGCCGGTCGACGTGGTCGGTCTCGAGGACCCGTTCCCCGGCGTGTTCATCAGGGCGCCGACCGTCGACGAGGTCGGCGACGGCGTCGAGACGCTTTCGACCTGGGAGAGCCGTCCGGTCGCCGTTCGCGAGGGGCCGATCCTGGCGACGGCCTTCCACCCGGAACTCACCGACGACGTCCGGATCCACCGACTCGCATTCTTCGACGCCGATCTCGCTACCGACGCCGACAGCCCCGAGGACGACGCCGGGGAGGTGGCCGCCGAATGA
- the hisE gene encoding phosphoribosyl-ATP diphosphatase, with the protein MTAPDGDRDNPDGDRDNPDGNRDDPDGNRDDPDGELADVLDDLFATIEDRQRELPEGSYTASLFTHEKGENAVLEKLGEETTEILLAAKDDDADELAHESADFVYHLLVLFAMKGLDVDDLRAELHSRFG; encoded by the coding sequence ATGACCGCTCCGGACGGGGACCGGGACAACCCGGACGGGGACCGGGACAACCCGGACGGGAACCGGGACGACCCGGACGGGAACCGGGACGACCCGGACGGGGAGCTTGCGGACGTACTCGACGACCTCTTTGCGACCATCGAGGACAGACAACGGGAGCTGCCGGAGGGGTCGTACACGGCGTCGCTTTTTACCCACGAGAAGGGGGAAAACGCCGTCCTGGAGAAGCTCGGCGAGGAGACGACCGAGATCCTGCTCGCGGCGAAGGACGACGACGCCGACGAACTGGCCCACGAGAGCGCCGACTTCGTCTATCACCTGCTCGTACTGTTCGCGATGAAGGGGTTGGATGTCGACGACCTCCGGGCGGAGCTGCACTCCCGATTCGGCTGA
- a CDS encoding dihydrolipoyl dehydrogenase family protein translates to MNGRTGNAGERETRPHVVIIGAYGSAGVAVAEGLTPHIGEEIGRLTLVDDGEPGGGLCILRGCMPSKEVLSAAQHRHQARSDERLDGEPPGMDLASIVDRKDDHVAAFARHRREAVRDLADHDGVEFHRGTAAFLDDRTILIDGTGEGDGEDTEGERDGEAGDNGTVIEADYVAIATGSVPNRPSIPGLEGVDPARLYTSADVLDATHLPDSGVVMGFGYVGLELVPYLAEAGVDLTVVEHDARPLDEADPAFGDALLSLYREEFGVRIVTGASEERIDQIDEGVRLGLDTGEAIEAEAAFLFTGRRPNLDALRLGNTTLSPESGWIDATMRPPGAERTFVVGDANEREPILHVAKEQGYHTAENILAHVRNEPLTPYRNVHHHVVFSGAGVYPFARVGHTEKSAQEAGYEIAVATRRAENDGVFETKDVPHGLARLVVDADDGTVLGYQGLHYHADVMAKTMQVIVELGLDVRELPDRAYHPTTPEILDGLFRETAAELGS, encoded by the coding sequence ATGAATGGACGCACTGGTAACGCGGGCGAACGCGAAACGCGACCCCACGTCGTAATAATCGGGGCGTACGGGAGCGCCGGGGTCGCCGTGGCCGAGGGGTTGACCCCCCACATCGGCGAGGAGATCGGCCGGCTCACACTCGTCGACGACGGGGAGCCCGGCGGCGGGCTGTGCATTCTCCGAGGGTGTATGCCGTCCAAGGAGGTGCTTTCGGCGGCCCAACACCGGCATCAGGCGCGGTCCGACGAACGCCTCGACGGGGAGCCGCCGGGGATGGATCTCGCGTCGATCGTCGACCGGAAGGACGACCACGTCGCGGCGTTCGCACGCCACCGCCGGGAGGCAGTCCGGGACCTCGCCGACCACGACGGGGTCGAGTTCCACCGGGGAACTGCCGCCTTTCTCGACGACCGGACGATCCTGATCGACGGAACGGGAGAAGGAGACGGGGAAGACACAGAAGGCGAACGGGACGGAGAAGCCGGGGACAACGGGACGGTGATCGAAGCCGATTACGTCGCGATCGCCACCGGCTCCGTGCCGAACCGGCCGTCGATTCCCGGACTCGAAGGGGTCGATCCGGCGCGGTTGTACACCAGTGCCGACGTGCTCGACGCGACCCACCTCCCCGACTCGGGAGTCGTGATGGGGTTCGGCTACGTCGGGCTGGAGCTCGTTCCGTATCTCGCGGAGGCGGGCGTCGACCTCACCGTCGTCGAACACGACGCCCGACCCCTCGACGAGGCGGATCCGGCGTTCGGGGACGCCCTGCTCTCGCTGTATCGCGAGGAATTCGGCGTCCGAATCGTCACCGGCGCCTCGGAGGAACGGATCGACCAGATCGATGAGGGCGTCCGGCTCGGGCTCGACACGGGCGAGGCGATCGAGGCGGAGGCGGCGTTCCTGTTTACCGGCCGGCGACCGAACCTGGACGCCCTGCGCCTCGGAAACACCACGCTTTCCCCCGAAAGCGGCTGGATCGACGCCACGATGCGACCCCCTGGCGCCGAGCGTACCTTCGTCGTCGGCGACGCCAACGAACGGGAGCCGATCCTCCACGTCGCCAAAGAGCAGGGGTACCACACGGCAGAGAACATCCTCGCACACGTCCGGAACGAACCGCTCACACCGTATCGCAACGTCCATCACCACGTGGTGTTCTCGGGTGCGGGGGTCTACCCGTTCGCCAGGGTGGGCCACACCGAAAAAAGCGCACAGGAGGCTGGCTACGAGATCGCAGTCGCGACCCGCCGGGCCGAAAACGACGGCGTGTTCGAAACGAAGGACGTCCCACACGGCCTGGCGCGGCTCGTGGTCGACGCCGACGACGGGACCGTGCTGGGCTATCAGGGACTCCACTACCACGCGGACGTGATGGCGAAGACGATGCAGGTCATCGTCGAACTCGGCCTTGACGTCCGCGAACTTCCCGACCGGGCGTACCATCCGACGACGCCGGAGATCCTCGACGGGCTGTTCCGGGAGACCGCAGCCGAGTTGGGGTCGTGA
- the kdgK1 gene encoding bifunctional 2-dehydro-3-deoxygluconokinase/2-dehydro-3-deoxygalactonokinase — MTQLVTFGETMLRLSPPNGERLETADQFDAGIGGAESNVAVAAAQLGVDAVWLSKLPDSPLGRRVARELRGHGVRTGVTWDDSEDARLGTYYLEYGGAPRGTKVVYDRANAAITTVMPGELPVEAIQGASVFHTTGITPALSGATAETTAALLETAAEAGTTCSFDVNYRSKLWSPEEARETYESLFDHVDVLFVPERDATTVFGYEGSAVEIAHGIGTDYDFETVVLTRGEAGSLALHGGELHEQGTLPADTIDAIGTGDAFVGGFLSRRIHGGDVDECLAYAAGAAALKRTVTGDVAVLTHRELVEVLDDERGDISR; from the coding sequence GTGACCCAGCTCGTGACGTTCGGCGAGACGATGCTCCGGCTCTCGCCGCCGAACGGGGAACGTCTCGAGACTGCAGATCAGTTCGACGCGGGAATCGGCGGCGCGGAGAGTAACGTCGCGGTCGCGGCGGCCCAGCTCGGCGTCGACGCAGTGTGGCTCTCGAAGCTCCCCGACTCCCCGCTCGGCCGGCGGGTCGCCCGCGAACTCCGGGGCCACGGGGTTCGCACGGGCGTCACGTGGGACGACTCGGAGGACGCCCGCCTGGGCACGTACTACCTCGAGTACGGTGGCGCTCCCCGCGGGACGAAGGTCGTCTACGACCGGGCGAACGCGGCGATCACAACCGTGATGCCGGGGGAGCTGCCCGTCGAGGCGATCCAGGGGGCGTCGGTGTTTCACACCACCGGGATCACCCCCGCGCTCTCGGGGGCGACCGCCGAGACGACAGCCGCCCTGCTGGAGACAGCTGCCGAGGCCGGAACGACCTGCAGTTTCGACGTGAACTACCGATCGAAGCTGTGGTCTCCCGAGGAGGCACGGGAGACCTACGAATCGCTGTTCGACCACGTCGACGTGCTGTTCGTTCCCGAACGGGACGCGACGACCGTCTTCGGATACGAAGGGAGCGCCGTCGAAATCGCCCACGGGATCGGAACCGACTACGACTTCGAGACGGTCGTGCTCACCCGCGGCGAGGCCGGCTCGCTCGCGTTGCACGGCGGCGAACTCCACGAACAGGGGACGCTGCCGGCCGACACGATCGACGCGATCGGCACCGGCGACGCCTTCGTCGGGGGCTTTCTCTCCAGGCGGATCCACGGCGGCGACGTAGACGAGTGTCTCGCGTACGCCGCCGGTGCTGCGGCCCTGAAACGGACGGTCACTGGCGACGTTGCGGTGCTCACCCATCGCGAACTCGTCGAGGTTCTCGACGACGAGCGTGGAGACATCTCTCGGTGA
- a CDS encoding Hsp20/alpha crystallin family protein: MNRLTELGSSAVRTVLERVGRGIGRYQERRPLEHDLLESDEEYLIVFDAPGVTKEDVQVQFSDDTVEVRLERFRPFHEGFEMRFPGRGLTLTGSATLPDDADITPAGATATLTDAGTLKVRIRKDPRAASVDVEDEADETTEE; encoded by the coding sequence GTGAATCGGCTCACCGAACTGGGTAGCTCGGCAGTCCGCACCGTACTGGAACGCGTCGGACGCGGGATCGGTCGGTACCAGGAGCGGCGCCCGCTCGAACACGACCTGCTGGAATCGGACGAGGAGTACCTGATCGTCTTCGATGCCCCGGGCGTCACGAAGGAGGACGTCCAGGTCCAGTTCAGCGACGACACGGTCGAGGTCCGTCTCGAACGGTTTCGCCCGTTCCACGAGGGATTCGAGATGCGGTTCCCGGGCCGCGGGCTGACTCTCACCGGCAGTGCGACGCTTCCCGACGACGCCGACATCACCCCCGCCGGCGCGACTGCGACGCTCACCGACGCGGGCACGCTGAAGGTTCGGATCCGCAAGGATCCCCGGGCGGCGTCCGTGGACGTCGAAGACGAAGCCGACGAAACGACAGAGGAGTGA
- a CDS encoding DUF7559 family protein, translating into MPPTEEIECTNADCFLDMWENHYTYDVPEDHSVADMSCPVCEGTDCLERIEL; encoded by the coding sequence ATGCCGCCGACCGAGGAGATCGAGTGCACGAACGCGGACTGCTTTCTGGACATGTGGGAGAACCACTACACCTACGACGTACCCGAGGACCACTCGGTCGCGGACATGTCGTGTCCGGTGTGTGAGGGGACCGACTGCCTCGAGCGGATCGAACTGTAA